In the genome of Thermoanaerobaculum aquaticum, the window GGAGCGCCGGCCCCACAGCAGGAGCGGTGGCCCCACACGCGCCAGACACTGAGCTGCAAAGCCCGTCTGCTGAGGAAGCGATCAGCTTCCGCTCTCGCTGCCCGGGGCCATGGTGCGGGCGGGGTAAGAGCCCAGGACCTTGAGAAAGGGGCAAAAGCTTTCCAGCTCACCCAGAGCGAGGGTTACGCGCTCTTCCACCAGCGAACCCATGAAGTCCACGTAAAACATGTACTCCCAGGGCCGGCTGGGCAGGGGCCGGGATTCCAGCTTGGTGAGGTTGAGGCCGTGTTTGGCCAGGATCGCGAGGCAGTGCGCCAACGCCCCTTCCCGATGGGGCGTGGTGAAGATCAACGAGGTCTTGGCTGGCAGGGTGGGATCCGGGACCAGGGGGTTGGCGGCCACCACCACAAAGCGGGTCCAGTTTTCCTGCTGGTCGGCAATGGCCCGGGCCAGCACCTGCAAGCCGTAAGCTTCTCCCGCTTCCGCGGAAGCCACCGCTGCCACCGCGGGGTCCTGGCGGTGGGCCACCTCCCGTGCAGCCTCGGCGGTATCCACAAAGGCCTGGACCTGCACATTGGGCAGAGAAGCCAGAAAGCCCCGGCACTGGGCCAGGGCCTGGGGGTGGGAGAGGACCACCCGGATCCCGGTAAGGCTCGCCCCCGGCAACCCCAAGAGGCAGTGCTCCACCGGCAGGACCTCTTCGCCCACGATGCTCACCGCGGCGTGGCGGAGCAAGTCGTAAGTTTCGTTGATGGAGCCGGCGGTGGTGTTTTCAATGGGCAGCACCGCCCAACCCGCTTCGCCGGTTTCCACCGCCGAAACGCAGGCAGCAAAGGTGGGCATGCCCAGAAAGTCCATGTGCCGGCTTTTGCTGCCAAAAAAGCGCTGGGCAGCCAGATGGGAGTAAGCGTAAGGGCTTCCCTGGTAGCAGCACCGGTGGGCGTTGCGAGCCCAGCTGGGATGCACCCCCAGAAGCGCCTGCTCCTGAACCCGCACCGACATGGCCAGAACCACCCGAAAGAGCTCCCGGGAAAGCCCGGGGTCCAAACCAGCTTCCCCGGCCAGCGCTTCCACCCTGGCAAGCACGGCCCTTTCCCGTTCCGGATCCCGCAGGCTAGAGAGGGATTCCCGCTTTTGCCGGGCAATGTTGGCCACCAGCTCCAGCCTTTCCCGGAGCAGAAACAAGAGCTTGCGGTCCAGCTCATCTACTTGATTTCGGAGCAAAACCAGGTTGGCATGGTCTTCCACGGCGCCCTCCGTTGACTCTCCTTTCCCAATGGCTAGAATAGCGTTGCCTGCTGGGGAGTCGTCCAACGGCAGGACACGTGGCTCTGGACCACGGTATCGGGGTTCGAATCCCTGCTCCCCAGCCAACCTAGCCCAAAAGCCGCTGGGCAATCCCCGCAAGATCAGCAGCAAGCTTTTCCGCAGTGCTGGCTTCGGCAGCCTCCACCATGATGCGCAGGAGGTTTTCGGTTCCCGAGTAGCGGACCACCACCCTCCCCGCCTCACCCAGCCGCGATTCGGCGCTCCGGAGGGCGCGAGAGAGCTCCGGGAGCTCCTCCAGGGGCCGCTTTTCCTTCACCGGCACGCCCAACAGCACCTGCGGGAAGGGGACGAGGTCCG includes:
- the pheA gene encoding prephenate dehydratase, which gives rise to MEDHANLVLLRNQVDELDRKLLFLLRERLELVANIARQKRESLSSLRDPERERAVLARVEALAGEAGLDPGLSRELFRVVLAMSVRVQEQALLGVHPSWARNAHRCCYQGSPYAYSHLAAQRFFGSKSRHMDFLGMPTFAACVSAVETGEAGWAVLPIENTTAGSINETYDLLRHAAVSIVGEEVLPVEHCLLGLPGASLTGIRVVLSHPQALAQCRGFLASLPNVQVQAFVDTAEAAREVAHRQDPAVAAVASAEAGEAYGLQVLARAIADQQENWTRFVVVAANPLVPDPTLPAKTSLIFTTPHREGALAHCLAILAKHGLNLTKLESRPLPSRPWEYMFYVDFMGSLVEERVTLALGELESFCPFLKVLGSYPARTMAPGSESGS